Within Azoarcus sp. DD4, the genomic segment GCGGCGATCGCGCGCGGTGCATGGCGCCACGGCGCCGTCCGCATGCCTTGGCCGGGGCGCGTCGCGTTTTCGGACAGCACCACGTTCCAGAGGTCCGCGTGGCTGTCCGATTCTCGGACATGCCTGCTTCATCAGCCCGCCGGGGCGTCTGGGTGGCGATAAAAAATGTTTTTGATTCAATGATTTGGTGAAATTCTCCCGCCGTCTTCCGTGCGTGGCTTGGAAGTTGCTGAACAGCCGCACAGCGCAAGGCTTGCGCGGGAGGAGAACGATGGAACGAGCACATGTAGGCCGCGCCGGGATCGGAGCGCAGCCATGTTGAGCGCGGTCGAACTGGCGGACTGCACCCCGCACACGCTGGACTTTGCCGGGCGCGCAAGCTGGCGGGTACGGGTGGTGTCGGAGCTGGTGGAAATCAACTCGCGGCAGTTGCGTGTCGAAACCCGTCGCGCCGGGGCCGACATCGAATTGCAGGGCGCGCTGGAACGGACGCCGGATGCCGCGCTGCCGACCGGCATGGATCTGCTGCGCGAGGCGCTGGCCGCGGCCGAGGCGGAGCTCGATGCGCTCGAGCTGCGGCGCTCCGCGCTGCTGGCGGTGCTCGACGCCCTCAACGCCGCCGAGCTGGCCGGGGGGCAGCCATGAGCGCGGGTGTGAGCCGGCTGCCGGTCACCGTCCTGACCGGCTTCCTGGGCGCGGGCAAGACCACGCTCCTCAATCACCTGCTGCGCGAGAGCGGCCGCCGCTACGCGGTGATCGTGAACGAATACGGCGAGATCGGCATCGACGGCGAGCTGGTGGTCGGTGCCGAGGAAGAGGTGCTGGAACTCAACAACGGCTGCATCTGCTGCAAGGTGCGCGGCGACCTGATCCGGGTGGTGAGCGGGCTGCTCAAGCGGCGCGGCCGCTTCGACGGCATCCTGATCGAGACCACCGGGCTGGCCGATCCGGCGCCGGTGGTGCAGTCCTTCATGGCCGATGACGAGATCCGCCAGGCGGCGCGGGTGGACGGCGTGGTCTGCGTGGTCGATGCCTGTCACTTCCTTGCCAGCCTGGCGCGCACCCGCGAGGCCGGGGTGCAGCTGGCGCATGCCAGCACGGTAGTGATCAACAAGGTCGAAATGGCGGACGAGGCGACGCTGGCCGCGGTCGAGGCCGAGATCGCGCGGCTGAATCCGAGCGCGACGGTGTTGCGCAGCGCTCGCGGCGCGGTGCCGGTGGAGGCACTGCTCGACCAGGGCGCCTACGAGCTGCCGCGGCTGGAACTGCCGGCCAGCCCCGCACCGGCCCGGCCGCGCTACGTGGCTGTGCCGCAGGGACGCCATACCGACGATCTGGAGTGCGTGTCGATGGTGCTGGACCGTCCGCTGGAGCGCAGCAGCTTCCTTGGCTGGTTGCAGCGCCTGGTCGCCGAGCGCGGCGAGAAGCTGCTGCGCACCAAGGGCATCGTGGCGCTGGCCGGTGCCGACCGCCGCTTCGTCTTCCAGGGTGTGCACATGATGGTCGACAGCGATTTCGACCGGCCGTGGCGCAGCGAGGAGACGCGCGACAGCCGGCTGGTCTTCATCGGCCATGGCCTGGATGGCGTCGAATTGCGCGCCAGCCTGGATGCCTGCCAGGTGCCCTGGCCATGAACGGCCCGCCAAATGCGCTGCCGCCGCTGGTCGATCTGCTCGGCACACGCTGGCGCCTCGATGCGCCGGTGGTCGCGGTGGCATGGGCGCGCCGTGGCGGACGGGCGGCCTTCGCGTTCGGCGACGGCACCGTGGCGTTCGGCGGGCCGTTCGTCGTCCGCGCCGGCCAGCCGCCGCGCGGGCCGCGCGAGCTGAACCGCATCCCCGCCCACGACGGTGCCTGTCTGGCGCTGGCGGCGGACGGCGAGGGCGGCTTTCTCAGCGCCGGTGACGACGGCCGGCTGCTGGGCATCGTACCGCCGGCGGCGCCGGTCGAACTCGCCAACCAGCCGGGCGAATGGCTGGACCACGTCGCCGTCGGTGCGCGCGGCATCCACGCCTGCGCGAGCGGTCGCCGGCTGTGGATCAGGGGGCCGGACTTCGAGGACGTGCTGACGCTGGCGAGCGGCGTCACCGCGCTCGCCTTCGATCCCGCCGGACGGACGCTGGCGATCGCCGGCCATGGCGGCGTCGAGCTGTGGTCGGCGGCGGATCGCAGCCGGCGCCGGCTCGAGGCACCGGGCTACCACCGCGCGCTCGCCTGGAGCCCGGACGGGCGCTTTCTCGCCAGCGGCCTGCAGGAGAACGCGGTGTGCTGCTGGCGGCTGGGCGATGGCCGGCGCTTTGTCTTCGACGGTTATCCCGGCCAGCCGCGTGCGCTGTCCTTCGCCGCGCGCGGCCACACGCTCGCCACCAGCGGCGGGCCGCGCGTGGTGGCCTGGGACCTGGACCGCCCGCGCCCGGCCGACAGCCGTATCGAGTTCGGCTATCCGGGCCGGGTGCCGGTCAGCGCAGTGGCCTGGCATCCCG encodes:
- a CDS encoding GTP-binding protein, with amino-acid sequence MSAGVSRLPVTVLTGFLGAGKTTLLNHLLRESGRRYAVIVNEYGEIGIDGELVVGAEEEVLELNNGCICCKVRGDLIRVVSGLLKRRGRFDGILIETTGLADPAPVVQSFMADDEIRQAARVDGVVCVVDACHFLASLARTREAGVQLAHASTVVINKVEMADEATLAAVEAEIARLNPSATVLRSARGAVPVEALLDQGAYELPRLELPASPAPARPRYVAVPQGRHTDDLECVSMVLDRPLERSSFLGWLQRLVAERGEKLLRTKGIVALAGADRRFVFQGVHMMVDSDFDRPWRSEETRDSRLVFIGHGLDGVELRASLDACQVPWP
- a CDS encoding WD40 repeat domain-containing protein, with product MNGPPNALPPLVDLLGTRWRLDAPVVAVAWARRGGRAAFAFGDGTVAFGGPFVVRAGQPPRGPRELNRIPAHDGACLALAADGEGGFLSAGDDGRLLGIVPPAAPVELANQPGEWLDHVAVGARGIHACASGRRLWIRGPDFEDVLTLASGVTALAFDPAGRTLAIAGHGGVELWSAADRSRRRLEAPGYHRALAWSPDGRFLASGLQENAVCCWRLGDGRRFVFDGYPGQPRALSFAARGHTLATSGGPRVVAWDLDRPRPADSRIEFGYPGRVPVSAVAWHPGRGMVAAGYHNGAVLLCRPGSDQHLFVQGSGSGPVTALAWAADGSGLALGTQQGELAMVAIPPEILSMARAA